From Chloroflexota bacterium:
GTGGAAGTTCGACGTGAACGGCGACTGCGTGGACATGCCGTCGGAGCCGGCGGAGTCCAACTTCAAGGACAAGGTCAAGATCAAGTCGTACCCGGCCCGCGATTGGGGCGGCTGCATCTGGATCTACATGGGCCCCATCGAGCAGATGCCCGGCCTGCCGCAGTTCGAGTGGTGCATGGTTCCGGCCAGCCACCGCAACGTTCGGCGCTGGATCCAGGAGTCGAACTACATGCAGGCCACCGAGGGCGAGATCGACACGTCGCACGTGTCCTTCAACCACCGCTGGTTTGACCTGAGCAAGGCGCCGAGGCAGAACATCGGCCGCCGGCTCAAGAACGGCGCCGCGCTGACCAACCTTGACGGCGCGCCGCAGCTCACCGTCAAGGAGACGGACTACGGGTTCATCTACGGCTCCAGACGCCGCGTGGACGTGGACGAGTACTACTGGCGCGTGACGCAGTTCGTGCTGCCGTTCTACAGCTTCATCCCGAACCCGAGCGATCGCGAGGGCGGCCGCTGCTGGGTGCCGATGGACGACGAGCACATCTCCGTCTTCCAGTACTCGGTCAGCACCGGGGAGGCGTTCACCGACGAGCAGCGGAGGATGGCCAACCTGAGCCCGGAGAACCTGACGCGCGTGAAGTACGAGTTTGCCGACGGGTCCTGCGTCGACACGTGGCGGCCGCAGCGGCAGCTGGAGAACGACTTCCTCATCGACCGCGACATGCAGCGGACCATCAACTACACGGGCATCGGCAGCGGGCGCGAGCAGGACATGGCGATGACGGACAGCATGGGCTCTATCGCCGACCGGACGCGGGAGCACCTGGGCACGAGCGACACGGCGATCATCGCGGGGCGCCGCATCCTACTGCGCCTGGCGCGCGAGTTGCAGGAGGGCGTCGAGCCGTACGCGCCGTCGCACCCGGAGGTCTTCGGCGTCCGGGCCATCGACGTGGTGGACAGCCAGGCCGACTTCTTCAAGCTGCTGCAGGAGAAGGGCGAACTGGGCAAGTCGAAGGCGACGATGCCCGCCTAGCCACAACCGCACTCGAATCGCACGGAGGCCGGCTCCCGAGGGGGCCGGCCTCTTGCTTTTGCGCACCGTCACAGCCCGATTCCGTGATCTGTG
This genomic window contains:
- a CDS encoding Rieske 2Fe-2S domain-containing protein gives rise to the protein MLTREDNELLTQTGPGTPMGDLFRRFWQPVLLAEELPEPDSPPVRIKVLSEQLVAFRGTNGEVGVVDNYCPHRRASLFFGRNEEDGLRCVYHGWKFDVNGDCVDMPSEPAESNFKDKVKIKSYPARDWGGCIWIYMGPIEQMPGLPQFEWCMVPASHRNVRRWIQESNYMQATEGEIDTSHVSFNHRWFDLSKAPRQNIGRRLKNGAALTNLDGAPQLTVKETDYGFIYGSRRRVDVDEYYWRVTQFVLPFYSFIPNPSDREGGRCWVPMDDEHISVFQYSVSTGEAFTDEQRRMANLSPENLTRVKYEFADGSCVDTWRPQRQLENDFLIDRDMQRTINYTGIGSGREQDMAMTDSMGSIADRTREHLGTSDTAIIAGRRILLRLARELQEGVEPYAPSHPEVFGVRAIDVVDSQADFFKLLQEKGELGKSKATMPA